The genomic segment TAATGAGGAACTAAAAAAGGCTGTCACTTATATGTGGCAGCCTTTTTTAGATAATTTTATTAGAGTTTATTTTTTGATAACTTTCATTGTTCCTACTGAATTGCCTTTTTTCAAGGTCACCATGTAAAGACCTTCCGGAAGGCTTGAGAAATCAGCATTCTGAGTATTTGCAGCGGAAAGAGCAAGAATCCCAGAAGAATTGTAAACATAAAGTTCATCTACATTAGATTTCAGATTAAGGGAATTGGTTACAATGTTACTTCCAACAAGGTCTGCCATCTGCTTGTTAGATATGGAAGTTACATCATATACAAGTTGAACATCATCGATAATGATGTAATCTGTCTCGGAAATTTCATCATCTGCTAGAGAAACTCCGAATATCACAAACAATGGAGCATCTTCGGAACTGTATGTAACGTCGAATTCTGCTTTTTTGAATTCTGTTGATGCTGAAAATATACCAATCCCCTGGCCAACAGTGACGGGAGCAAATATGTTTCCGGTATTCAACTGAATAGTTGCACCTGCCGTAGCGGAGGATTTATACCAAAAGGTAACTTTTGTAGGTTTATCAGCAAATGGAAAAACAAAAGCACCGAGGACGGAAGAAGAAACTTCGCCAGATTCGCTATCTTTTAAAGTAATGATTTTTACAGCACTGCCAGAGTGGCTATCAGTTGTTTTTTCACTATAAACCAAACATGGCGTAACGTCACAATCCGTTGCAGGCAACCAGGACGTAGGTTGTTCAGATTCGGATTCTTCGTCAGTTGACCACTCCTCAAAGTTGGAGTTTGGAAGCTGAGTTTGTGCGGAAAGATTAAATGCTGCAAAAAGTGAAGCAATAAATAGTAGTTGTTTTTTCATAGATTTTTTATTTTATAATTAAAAATGAAGAATTAAAATGCCTTCAAAAAAATTAAAGGCAATGAAAATTTATGATTATAAATCAAAGGTAATCTTAAGGATTTGATTTGTAGGTATATGCTACGAAAATTTTTTCTAATTCTTAAGAATGCGCCATACAAAGTTCTTTTACAAGGTCAAAAGTGATTAGACAAATGTTAATGAAACATAGGTGAAAATTGTAGTTTAAAAAAACAAAGAATAATCAGTATTCGAGAAAATGCACCTGCCCGATATTACAGGCAGCCACTTTAAATTTTAGTTCTTAAGTACTTTCATTGTTCCCATTGAATTACCTTTTTTCAAAATAACCATATACAGACCTTCGGGAAGACTTGAAAAATCAGCGTTCTGAGTATTTACCGAGCTGAATACCTGTATACCTGAAGTATTGTATACGTTAAGTGCTTCAACAGATTCTTTAAGGTTCAGGGAAGATGTAACAATATTGCTTCCAATCATCTGAATCATTTGTTTATCTGACAAACCAGTAACTTCATAGCTAAGCTCTACATCATCAATAATGAAATAATCT from the Sporocytophaga myxococcoides genome contains:
- a CDS encoding T9SS type A sorting domain-containing protein, encoding MKKQLLFIASLFAAFNLSAQTQLPNSNFEEWSTDEESESEQPTSWLPATDCDVTPCLVYSEKTTDSHSGSAVKIITLKDSESGEVSSSVLGAFVFPFADKPTKVTFWYKSSATAGATIQLNTGNIFAPVTVGQGIGIFSASTEFKKAEFDVTYSSEDAPLFVIFGVSLADDEISETDYIIIDDVQLVYDVTSISNKQMADLVGSNIVTNSLNLKSNVDELYVYNSSGILALSAANTQNADFSSLPEGLYMVTLKKGNSVGTMKVIKK